The Planctomycetota bacterium genome includes a window with the following:
- the cysK gene encoding cysteine synthase A: MNVFSDITATIGNTPLIKMQRIGQNLPGELLLKLEFFNPLGSVKDRIGLAMIEAAEKGGQLKKGKRVVEPTSGNTGIALAFVCAAKGYPLTLVMPETMSQERRTLLLLFGAEVILTPGPLGMRGAVAKALEIQEQDESVFVPSQFENSANPEIHRNTTALEIWRDTGGMVDIVVTGVGTGGTATGVGEVLKQHKKTVKIIVVEPVESAVISGEKPGPHKIQGIGAGFIPKNLNRGVIDGIEKVNSDEAIIMARRLIKEEGIPVGISSGAAVAAGIRVASKPENRGKKIVVVIPSYTERYLSTLLAEKERGEAAALKVSTVDEKFLARVGN; this comes from the coding sequence ATGAACGTCTTCAGCGACATCACCGCGACCATCGGCAACACTCCGCTCATCAAGATGCAGCGCATCGGCCAGAACCTGCCGGGCGAGCTGCTGCTGAAGCTGGAGTTCTTCAATCCGCTCGGGTCGGTCAAGGACCGCATCGGCCTGGCCATGATCGAGGCCGCCGAGAAGGGCGGCCAGCTCAAGAAGGGCAAGCGCGTGGTCGAGCCGACCAGCGGCAACACCGGCATCGCGCTGGCCTTTGTCTGCGCCGCCAAGGGCTACCCGCTCACGCTGGTCATGCCCGAGACGATGTCGCAGGAGCGGCGCACTTTGCTGCTGCTCTTCGGCGCCGAGGTGATCCTGACCCCCGGGCCGCTGGGCATGCGCGGCGCCGTGGCCAAGGCGCTGGAGATCCAGGAGCAGGACGAGAGCGTTTTTGTGCCGAGCCAGTTCGAGAACTCGGCCAATCCCGAGATCCACCGCAACACCACGGCGCTGGAGATCTGGCGCGACACCGGCGGCATGGTGGACATCGTGGTCACCGGCGTGGGCACCGGCGGCACGGCGACCGGCGTCGGCGAAGTGCTCAAGCAGCACAAGAAGACCGTCAAGATCATCGTGGTGGAGCCGGTGGAATCCGCGGTGATCTCCGGCGAGAAGCCGGGGCCGCACAAGATCCAGGGCATCGGCGCGGGTTTCATTCCCAAGAACCTCAACCGCGGCGTGATCGACGGCATCGAGAAGGTGAACAGCGACGAGGCGATCATCATGGCCCGGCGACTGATCAAGGAGGAGGGGATTCCGGTCGGGATTTCCTCCGGCGCCGCCGTGGCGGCGGGCATCCGCGTGGCGTCCAAACCCGAGAACCGGGGCAAGAAAATCGTGGTCGTGATTCCGAGCTACACCGAGCGCTATCTCTCCACGCTGCTGGCGGAGAAGGAGCGCGGCGAGGCGGCCGCCCTGAAGGTGAGCACGGTGGACGAGAAGTTTCTCGCCCGCGTCGGCAACTAG
- the cysE gene encoding serine O-acetyltransferase — protein sequence MRSLIQAYKKSDPSAQSSIEILLLYPGIKALAIYRMAHFLFELKVPFFPRALAEFSRWLTGIEIHSGAKIGRNFMIDHGMGVVIGETAQIGDDVILYHGVTLGGVSLVPGKRHPTIGNRVVIGAGAKVLGNITIGDDSRIGANSVVVESVPPNSTIVGLYGKAQKRVTPVHDIQTDYVI from the coding sequence ATGCGATCCCTGATCCAGGCCTACAAGAAATCCGATCCCTCCGCGCAGAGCTCCATCGAGATTCTGCTGCTCTACCCCGGCATCAAGGCGCTGGCGATCTACCGAATGGCGCACTTCCTCTTCGAGCTGAAAGTCCCGTTTTTCCCGCGGGCCCTGGCGGAATTCTCGCGCTGGCTCACCGGCATCGAGATTCATTCCGGGGCGAAAATCGGCCGGAACTTCATGATCGACCATGGCATGGGGGTGGTGATCGGCGAGACCGCCCAGATCGGCGACGATGTCATCCTCTACCACGGCGTCACGCTCGGCGGCGTCTCGCTGGTCCCGGGCAAGCGCCATCCCACCATCGGCAATCGCGTGGTGATCGGGGCCGGCGCCAAGGTGCTGGGCAATATCACCATCGGCGACGACTCGCGCATCGGCGCGAACTCCGTTGTGGTGGAGAGCGTGCCGCCCAACTCGACCATCGTCGGCCTCTACGGCAAGGCCCAGAAGCGCGTCACCCCCGTCCACGACATCCAGACCGACTATGTCATCTAG
- a CDS encoding cation:proton antiporter, with amino-acid sequence MHELIQDITFSIVAAWLLGLLAHHFRQPVLLAYLVGGFVLGPSCSRMVQSTENIHSISELGLIFLLFMIGLEIDLKKIISAGSSITITALVQILGGAALGVGFFWACGFGLGGGNWDALYLAIAAALSSTVIIVKLLYEKQELDTLTGRITLGVLVLQDLAAIVFLAMQPNLENLAPGILLMSLARVVLLVTITLAISKFVLPAVFHRIARSPELVQVGALAWCFLVGELGARLDLSREMGALIAGVALSTFPYALDVTAKVTTLRDFFVTLFFVGLGMQIPVPSFALALWTVVFCVFLVVSRFLTTFTPLFLMKQGLRTSLITSINLSQVGEFSLVVLALGTQAGHLKDPTTAGMVGLAFALLAGISSFGMSHSDNIVRRMIPWLKARGFRDLDFTHDDTHAPGGHPEGKSRIIFLGFFRTASSLLEEMQRHAPDLIGDTTVVDFSPVARAGLLERKIRVIYGDISQRETLLHAGVDRAEVLICTVPDSFLKGITNERLVKVLRELNPEAKIISTADVLSKVDTLLQAGADYVSIARLREASDLLEVVRAATDGLLDEKREQLKTILGDRREVLG; translated from the coding sequence TTGCACGAACTCATCCAAGACATCACCTTCAGCATCGTGGCGGCCTGGCTGCTCGGCCTGCTCGCGCACCACTTCCGCCAGCCCGTGCTGCTGGCCTACCTGGTCGGCGGATTCGTGCTCGGGCCCTCGTGCAGCCGCATGGTGCAGTCGACGGAGAACATCCACTCCATCTCGGAGCTCGGGCTGATCTTCCTGCTCTTCATGATCGGCCTCGAGATCGACTTGAAGAAGATCATCAGCGCCGGCAGCTCGATCACGATCACCGCATTGGTGCAGATCCTGGGCGGCGCCGCCCTGGGGGTGGGATTTTTCTGGGCCTGCGGCTTCGGCCTGGGCGGCGGCAACTGGGACGCGCTCTACCTGGCCATCGCCGCGGCGCTGAGCAGCACCGTGATCATCGTGAAGCTGCTCTACGAGAAGCAGGAGCTGGACACGCTCACGGGGCGGATCACGCTGGGCGTGCTGGTGCTGCAGGATCTCGCCGCGATCGTCTTCCTGGCGATGCAGCCGAACCTGGAGAATCTGGCGCCCGGAATCCTGCTGATGTCGCTCGCCCGCGTCGTGCTGCTGGTGACCATCACGCTGGCGATCAGCAAGTTCGTCCTGCCCGCGGTGTTCCACCGCATCGCGCGCTCGCCGGAACTGGTGCAGGTCGGCGCCCTGGCCTGGTGCTTCCTGGTGGGCGAGCTGGGCGCCCGCCTGGATCTCTCCCGCGAAATGGGTGCCCTCATCGCCGGCGTGGCACTCTCCACCTTCCCCTACGCCCTCGACGTCACCGCCAAGGTCACCACGCTGCGCGACTTCTTCGTCACGCTGTTTTTTGTGGGTCTGGGCATGCAGATCCCCGTGCCCTCCTTCGCGCTGGCCCTCTGGACCGTGGTCTTCTGCGTGTTTCTGGTGGTCTCCCGTTTCCTCACCACCTTCACGCCGCTCTTCCTGATGAAGCAGGGACTGCGGACCAGCCTCATCACTTCGATCAATCTCAGCCAAGTCGGCGAGTTTTCGCTGGTGGTCCTGGCGCTGGGCACGCAGGCCGGACATCTCAAGGACCCGACCACCGCCGGCATGGTGGGTCTCGCCTTCGCGCTGCTGGCGGGAATTTCCAGCTTCGGCATGTCGCACTCGGACAACATCGTCCGCCGCATGATTCCCTGGCTGAAGGCGCGGGGATTCCGCGATCTTGATTTTACCCACGACGACACGCACGCCCCGGGCGGACACCCCGAGGGAAAATCCCGCATCATTTTCCTGGGCTTCTTCCGCACTGCCAGCTCGCTTCTGGAGGAGATGCAGCGGCACGCGCCGGATCTGATCGGCGACACCACCGTTGTGGATTTCAGCCCCGTCGCCCGTGCCGGCCTCCTGGAGCGCAAGATCCGGGTGATCTACGGCGACATCAGCCAGCGTGAGACGCTCCTGCATGCGGGGGTCGATCGCGCCGAGGTGCTCATCTGCACGGTCCCCGATTCCTTCCTCAAGGGCATCACCAACGAGCGCCTGGTGAAGGTGCTGCGCGAGCTGAATCCCGAGGCAAAGATCATTTCCACCGCCGATGTCCTGAGCAAGGTCGACACGCTGCTCCAGGCCGGCGCCGATTACGTCTCCATCGCCCGGCTTCGCGAAGCCAGCGATCTGCTTGAGGTGGTGCGGGCCGCGACCGATGGGTTGCTCGACGAAAAGCGGGAGCAGCTGAAGACCATCCTTGGCGACAGGCGGGAAGTCCTGGGCTGA
- a CDS encoding YXWGXW repeat-containing protein codes for MKTQALALAAVSVFLASNGCASTTYSPPSRILMGAVAGSQPAPQPIQPAAQGRPLSVADVKSLAKAGISEDIIISQVRASGSTYSLSAADIIDLRDAGVSNRTLDCMINAVGSGSSSSDVQVTQIAPPPQEQQVVYVSQQPPPPIVETVVIAPGPGYVWIGGEWCWNNRWSWRRGYWCRPPHPNSIWIGGSWGRSGSWHIGVGGGGPGGGHAGPGRGGPGGWEHRPGHWR; via the coding sequence ATGAAAACTCAAGCGTTGGCTCTGGCGGCGGTGTCGGTGTTCCTGGCTTCAAACGGATGCGCATCCACGACCTACAGTCCGCCGAGCCGGATTCTCATGGGAGCGGTGGCCGGCAGCCAGCCAGCGCCGCAACCGATTCAACCTGCAGCGCAGGGCCGCCCTCTAAGCGTTGCCGACGTCAAGTCGCTGGCGAAGGCCGGCATCTCCGAGGACATCATCATCAGCCAGGTGCGTGCCTCGGGCTCGACGTACAGCCTGAGCGCCGCGGACATCATCGATCTGCGCGACGCAGGAGTGAGCAACCGGACGCTTGACTGCATGATCAACGCCGTGGGATCCGGCAGCTCCTCATCCGACGTCCAAGTGACGCAAATCGCCCCGCCACCACAGGAGCAGCAGGTTGTGTATGTGAGCCAGCAGCCGCCGCCGCCGATCGTGGAAACCGTGGTGATCGCGCCCGGCCCGGGCTATGTCTGGATCGGTGGCGAATGGTGCTGGAACAACCGCTGGTCCTGGCGAAGAGGCTATTGGTGCAGGCCCCCTCATCCGAACTCCATTTGGATCGGCGGCTCGTGGGGTCGCAGCGGCTCCTGGCATATCGGCGTTGGAGGTGGCGGACCTGGCGGCGGGCATGCTGGTCCCGGGCGCGGCGGCCCGGGCGGCTGGGAGCATCGGCCGGGCCACTGGCGTTGA
- a CDS encoding urate hydroxylase PuuD, whose translation MESEVAGWLSVIFRFVHVLASIMWIGNSLLFTWMELNLVAPKSGEPNPDKDLLGHLDMLHGGGVFHLQKRVMNPGAIPSPLHWFKWQSYTTWITGTLLLLSVFYINGGTPLLDATKSDLSGWAAIGLSAGGIVGWWLVYDLIWRSKLKEVPALAILLSFALLMSATVFFNQYFNGRAVFLQVGVMLGSAMTANVFFHIMRNQRKFMEALRAGQPHDLKYGKAAKTRSMHNHYMTFPVLFMMLSAHFPQLISADWLSPILGVVIVALMLVKFLMNSRYVFSGWLVGILAVFLIACGLIKVLLIMPASSSDAGLTPEQKGAKLFVAQGCAACHQAGSAQLAPNLNKICNSTVLLADGGQVVADEAYLRESIERPQAKIVRGFPPTMPPVSLTKEQLDSLIAYLKTR comes from the coding sequence ATGGAATCCGAAGTCGCCGGCTGGCTGAGCGTGATCTTCCGCTTCGTGCACGTGCTGGCTTCGATCATGTGGATCGGCAACTCGCTCCTCTTCACATGGATGGAGCTGAACCTGGTCGCCCCCAAGTCCGGCGAACCCAATCCCGACAAGGATCTGCTGGGCCACCTGGACATGCTCCACGGCGGCGGCGTCTTCCACCTGCAGAAGCGCGTCATGAATCCCGGCGCGATCCCCTCGCCGCTGCACTGGTTCAAGTGGCAGTCCTACACCACGTGGATCACCGGAACGCTGCTGCTGCTTTCGGTCTTCTACATCAACGGCGGCACGCCGCTTCTCGACGCGACCAAGTCCGACCTTTCGGGTTGGGCCGCCATCGGCCTGAGCGCCGGCGGCATCGTGGGCTGGTGGCTGGTTTACGACCTAATCTGGCGCAGCAAACTCAAGGAAGTTCCGGCGCTCGCCATCCTTCTTTCGTTCGCGCTGCTGATGTCGGCGACGGTGTTCTTCAATCAATACTTCAACGGCCGTGCGGTCTTCCTGCAGGTGGGCGTGATGCTGGGCTCGGCGATGACGGCCAACGTCTTCTTCCACATCATGCGCAACCAGCGGAAGTTCATGGAGGCGCTGCGGGCGGGGCAGCCGCACGACCTGAAGTACGGCAAGGCGGCGAAGACCCGCTCGATGCACAACCACTACATGACCTTCCCGGTTCTTTTCATGATGCTCAGCGCGCACTTTCCGCAGCTCATCAGCGCCGACTGGCTCTCGCCGATCCTGGGCGTGGTCATCGTGGCGCTGATGCTGGTGAAGTTCCTGATGAATTCACGCTACGTCTTCAGCGGCTGGCTGGTGGGAATCCTGGCGGTCTTCCTGATCGCGTGCGGGCTCATCAAGGTGCTGCTGATCATGCCCGCGAGCTCGTCGGATGCCGGATTGACCCCGGAGCAGAAGGGGGCCAAGCTGTTTGTCGCCCAGGGCTGTGCCGCCTGCCATCAGGCGGGCTCCGCGCAATTGGCGCCGAACCTGAACAAGATCTGCAACTCGACCGTGCTGCTGGCCGATGGCGGCCAAGTGGTGGCGGACGAGGCCTACCTGCGCGAATCCATCGAGCGGCCGCAGGCGAAAATCGTCCGCGGGTTTCCCCCGACCATGCCGCCGGTCTCGCTCACCAAGGAGCAGCTCGATTCCCTGATCGCCTATCTCAAGACGCGGTGA
- a CDS encoding DUF2141 domain-containing protein, which yields MMLPRCVAVLLVTAAMVGWSSMLAMAPCSSFALKGKDEVLLAKNFDWNFDGGYLVKNPIGVKRSSLPLFGGEPTSWTSIYGSLTFTQYGAGLPYGGINQRGLAIEMLWLDETVYPATAARTISELEWIQYQLDTRANVAEVVSHLDELSIRPIAGKIHYMLADDSGDRALVEFIDGVPKVQRGGLGALVCTNDTHRLSELVFDKLRTLKLNGNTSWVRYARLRLGVEAPDATPSVESSFAELEKVAEKGSTYRTQWSAVYEVRKGRVHIKPGNDSRVFAFDVNALDYSTKSGTAYQDLFGKDLSVAKFEPLTAAAQQSLLSRNLPKVGLNNQLDAIAGHLLDPSASTVRPLDDRATLLVRVRVKAPGAFARIAVFQNQGEITDQKSKYAGSALLDTEQRDFAFYNLPAGKYAVGAFHDHNQNGRPDPGEPLAFFHPDSKVTGSNFDDLAFELKDSPKTVEIVLE from the coding sequence ATGATGCTGCCTCGCTGTGTTGCCGTTCTTCTTGTCACCGCCGCGATGGTCGGCTGGAGTTCCATGCTCGCGATGGCGCCCTGCTCCTCATTCGCGCTCAAGGGCAAGGACGAAGTGTTGCTCGCGAAGAACTTCGATTGGAATTTCGACGGGGGTTACCTGGTCAAGAACCCGATCGGTGTGAAGCGAAGTTCGCTCCCGCTCTTTGGCGGCGAACCTACGAGCTGGACTTCCATCTACGGAAGCCTCACCTTCACGCAGTACGGCGCCGGATTGCCCTACGGCGGAATCAACCAGCGCGGCCTGGCCATCGAAATGCTCTGGCTCGACGAAACCGTCTATCCCGCCACCGCGGCGCGCACGATCAGCGAGCTGGAATGGATCCAGTACCAGCTCGACACTCGCGCGAATGTGGCCGAGGTCGTCTCCCACCTGGACGAACTGTCGATCCGCCCGATCGCCGGGAAAATCCACTACATGTTGGCGGACGATTCAGGCGACCGGGCGCTGGTCGAGTTCATCGATGGCGTGCCGAAGGTGCAACGCGGCGGCCTTGGAGCGCTGGTCTGCACGAACGACACGCACCGGCTTTCCGAACTTGTGTTCGACAAGCTCCGCACCCTCAAGCTGAATGGAAACACTTCGTGGGTTCGCTACGCGCGGCTGCGGCTCGGAGTCGAGGCGCCCGACGCGACGCCCTCCGTCGAAAGCTCATTCGCGGAGCTGGAGAAGGTCGCGGAAAAGGGATCGACCTACCGCACGCAATGGTCGGCGGTCTACGAGGTCCGCAAGGGTCGCGTCCACATCAAGCCGGGCAACGACTCGCGTGTCTTCGCGTTCGATGTGAACGCACTGGACTATTCCACAAAAAGCGGAACGGCCTACCAGGATCTGTTTGGCAAGGATCTCAGCGTCGCAAAGTTCGAACCCCTGACCGCGGCCGCTCAACAGTCCTTGCTCAGCCGCAACCTTCCGAAGGTCGGCCTGAACAACCAGCTGGACGCCATCGCCGGCCACTTGCTCGATCCCTCCGCGTCCACAGTGCGCCCGCTCGATGACCGCGCGACATTGTTGGTTCGGGTACGGGTCAAGGCTCCCGGTGCCTTCGCGCGGATCGCGGTGTTTCAAAACCAGGGCGAGATCACCGACCAGAAGTCAAAATACGCCGGCTCGGCGCTGCTCGACACCGAGCAGCGCGACTTCGCGTTCTACAACCTTCCCGCGGGCAAGTACGCGGTCGGAGCCTTCCACGATCACAATCAGAATGGCCGCCCCGATCCGGGCGAACCGCTGGCCTTCTTTCATCCGGATTCGAAAGTCACCGGCTCCAACTTCGATGACTTGGCGTTCGAGTTGAAGGACTCGCCGAAGACGGTCGAGATTGTGCTCGAGTAA
- a CDS encoding ABC transporter ATP-binding protein, producing MLSIHNLVKIYPGPVNALQGVSLNIGEGLFGLLGPNGAGKSTLMNAVAGLLEPTSGSITLDGADIVKDPRIVRRQLGYLPQDFGFFPDLTGLRMLELMLKLKGVDGPGGRRKIAEALLERVNLSKAAKRKVAGYSGGMRQRLGLAQAIAGDPRLVIVDEPTAGLDPEERHRFYRLLAELAKKRIILLSTHIVEDVATLCPRMAVIQNGRVVADTAPSAARAAIDGDIYEGFIPDDQLDDFKQQHTVISAILNEGSTNRVRVHASAEAAPPAGFTASPATLEDAYLVLIRTARTAENRIAASAGAAA from the coding sequence ATGCTTTCCATTCACAACCTCGTCAAGATCTATCCCGGTCCCGTCAACGCGCTGCAGGGGGTGTCGCTGAACATCGGCGAAGGACTCTTCGGCCTGCTTGGACCCAACGGCGCGGGCAAGAGCACGCTGATGAACGCAGTCGCGGGGCTGCTCGAGCCCACCTCCGGATCGATCACGCTCGACGGCGCCGACATCGTGAAGGATCCGCGCATCGTGCGCCGCCAACTGGGCTACCTGCCGCAGGACTTCGGCTTCTTCCCCGACCTCACCGGTCTGCGCATGCTCGAGCTGATGCTCAAGCTCAAGGGCGTGGATGGTCCGGGCGGCCGCCGCAAGATCGCCGAGGCGCTGCTGGAGCGCGTCAATCTTTCCAAGGCCGCCAAGCGCAAGGTCGCCGGATATTCCGGCGGCATGCGGCAGCGACTGGGCCTGGCCCAGGCCATCGCGGGTGATCCGAGGCTGGTGATCGTGGATGAGCCCACCGCCGGACTTGATCCCGAGGAGCGCCATCGCTTCTACCGCCTGCTGGCGGAGCTGGCCAAGAAGCGCATCATTCTGTTGTCGACGCACATCGTGGAGGACGTCGCCACGCTCTGTCCGCGCATGGCCGTGATCCAGAATGGCCGCGTCGTGGCCGACACCGCGCCCAGCGCCGCGCGGGCCGCCATCGACGGGGACATCTATGAAGGGTTCATTCCCGACGACCAATTGGACGACTTCAAGCAGCAGCACACCGTGATCTCCGCCATTTTGAACGAGGGTTCCACCAATCGGGTCCGCGTGCACGCTTCGGCTGAAGCCGCGCCGCCCGCCGGTTTCACCGCGTCGCCGGCCACGCTTGAAGATGCCTATCTGGTGCTCATCCGCACGGCGCGCACCGCGGAGAACCGGATCGCCGCCAGCGCGGGAGCCGCGGCATGA
- a CDS encoding sensor domain-containing protein, protein MFADAATYGSSPNARSSAEAIRNYLADLERALQGADPALIHDALIDTETHLRLALAAGKSATAAIEAFGTPNDIALAYLYDQSSIKPARTVATTTGAAPATSGEFIAAAALQMAAPEESGWKLRNIPIVGIYFDPYAWGSVAFLTVGFIFALIAFVWVVVLGTLSISLIPTLIGIPLLIALLGSARAISLFIGQVIEALVGVRMPRRAYRVDLTGVNGLWQRIWLWIKDIRSWLTVVFLVGNFPVALFFFCLLVALFSASISMIVVGAFELAGLGSMVRIESDSTINILGTTYTPDETGQVHIPPHILILSSLVGMVLLTVTMWLSKGVALIYAQVVRAIQVVRPQSLAQH, encoded by the coding sequence ATGTTCGCTGACGCTGCAACGTACGGATCTTCGCCCAATGCCCGCTCCTCGGCCGAGGCAATTCGCAACTATCTGGCTGATCTCGAGCGGGCCTTGCAGGGGGCGGATCCGGCGCTGATCCACGACGCGCTCATCGACACCGAGACCCATCTGCGCCTGGCCCTGGCCGCAGGCAAGAGCGCAACCGCTGCGATCGAGGCCTTCGGCACGCCAAACGACATCGCGCTGGCCTATCTCTACGACCAGTCCTCCATCAAGCCGGCCCGGACCGTCGCCACCACCACCGGCGCGGCGCCGGCGACCAGCGGCGAGTTCATCGCGGCCGCGGCCCTGCAGATGGCGGCGCCCGAGGAGAGCGGATGGAAGCTGCGGAACATTCCGATCGTCGGCATCTACTTCGATCCCTACGCGTGGGGCTCAGTCGCCTTCCTCACCGTCGGATTCATCTTCGCGCTGATCGCCTTCGTCTGGGTCGTCGTGCTGGGGACGCTGTCGATTTCGCTGATTCCCACGCTGATCGGCATTCCGCTGCTGATCGCGCTGCTGGGCAGCGCGCGGGCCATCTCGCTCTTCATCGGGCAGGTCATCGAGGCCCTGGTGGGTGTGCGCATGCCGCGCCGCGCCTATCGGGTGGATCTGACCGGCGTCAACGGCCTCTGGCAGCGCATCTGGCTGTGGATCAAAGACATCCGGAGCTGGCTGACGGTGGTCTTCCTGGTGGGCAACTTCCCGGTGGCGCTCTTCTTCTTCTGCCTGCTGGTCGCGCTCTTCTCCGCCAGCATCTCCATGATCGTCGTCGGCGCATTCGAACTCGCCGGTCTGGGATCGATGGTGCGCATCGAAAGCGACTCGACCATCAACATCCTCGGCACCACCTACACGCCGGACGAGACCGGCCAGGTCCACATTCCTCCGCACATTCTGATTCTGAGTTCGCTGGTCGGCATGGTTTTGCTGACCGTCACCATGTGGCTCTCCAAGGGAGTCGCCCTGATCTACGCCCAGGTGGTCCGGGCGATCCAGGTGGTTCGCCCGCAGTCCCTTGCTCAACATTAA
- a CDS encoding PadR family transcriptional regulator, with product MALPLLDKIEGDLSNGTAWLVVLAAIARSDEPIHGYEIARQLSEEAPEGLTFKQGTLYPMLRTMEAEGLIASTLVPSNEGPARKCFRLSADGKRTLTAWIGFWKNTDRWVNRVISGTGLTGGTNVR from the coding sequence ATGGCACTACCGCTCCTCGACAAGATCGAAGGCGACCTGAGCAACGGCACGGCGTGGCTGGTGGTCTTGGCCGCCATCGCCCGCAGCGACGAGCCGATCCACGGATACGAGATCGCCCGCCAGCTTTCCGAGGAGGCCCCCGAGGGGCTGACCTTCAAGCAGGGAACGCTCTACCCCATGCTCCGCACAATGGAGGCGGAGGGGCTGATCGCGAGTACGCTTGTGCCGTCCAACGAGGGGCCCGCGCGCAAATGTTTCCGCCTGAGTGCCGACGGAAAGCGCACGCTCACCGCTTGGATTGGGTTCTGGAAAAACACCGACCGCTGGGTCAATCGAGTCATCTCAGGCACCGGCCTGACAGGAGGCACCAATGTTCGCTGA
- a CDS encoding redoxin family protein, translating to MKPTRPTVISASLAAMMCAFSFAQNAAPAAAKPQSAAENSPKKALSDDAIDPKAKAIYDGAVANAKKIKSFDAVTQVKMELPKGETAPAGFGTPARFVVVFGSGDDAPPVTSFRLESLKDGKPTRVITSDKSKVTVVDLDAKTYMELGSNMEPVSEDLMQHFPRWIFEKKSDGEEEDAPKLVSISFEPEETVDGTPCDVVRVVREMKIEDKTEEGEVAQQTYRFIETSAIARSDSTPRRIVESTNMTGDAALAAPTMTTTYTGVKVNANPDAALFAAKIPDGFVKKDPPKEDDSQKDPSLAFKAGDKAPGFTLTSLAGGEVTLDSLKGKVVLLDFWATWCGPCKAVMPTIQKLSVEFKDKGVAVYGVNTWEKKEGAAKKYMADKNYTYGCLLAGDELAKTYGLSGIPTLILINKDGTIALAEVGTDTDTETKLRDAITAALAK from the coding sequence ATGAAGCCAACCCGTCCCACCGTGATTTCCGCCTCATTGGCCGCGATGATGTGCGCCTTTTCCTTCGCCCAGAACGCTGCACCCGCGGCGGCAAAACCCCAATCCGCGGCTGAAAACAGCCCAAAGAAGGCCCTGTCCGACGACGCCATCGACCCCAAGGCCAAGGCGATCTACGACGGCGCCGTGGCCAACGCCAAAAAGATCAAATCCTTCGATGCGGTGACCCAGGTCAAGATGGAACTTCCCAAGGGCGAGACGGCTCCCGCCGGATTCGGCACTCCCGCCCGCTTCGTCGTGGTGTTCGGTTCGGGCGACGACGCCCCGCCGGTGACGAGCTTTCGCCTGGAGTCGCTCAAGGATGGCAAGCCGACCCGCGTCATCACCAGCGACAAGTCCAAGGTGACGGTGGTCGACCTTGACGCAAAGACCTACATGGAGCTGGGCTCGAACATGGAGCCCGTCTCCGAGGATCTGATGCAGCATTTCCCGCGCTGGATCTTTGAGAAGAAAAGCGATGGCGAGGAGGAGGACGCCCCCAAACTGGTTTCCATCTCGTTCGAACCCGAGGAAACCGTGGATGGAACTCCCTGCGATGTCGTGCGCGTGGTCCGCGAAATGAAAATCGAAGACAAAACCGAAGAGGGCGAGGTCGCGCAGCAAACTTATCGCTTCATCGAGACTTCGGCGATCGCCCGCAGTGACTCCACACCGCGCCGGATCGTGGAGAGCACCAACATGACCGGCGACGCCGCCCTGGCCGCGCCGACCATGACCACCACCTACACCGGCGTGAAGGTCAACGCCAATCCGGACGCGGCGCTCTTCGCCGCGAAGATTCCGGATGGCTTCGTGAAAAAGGATCCACCGAAAGAGGATGACTCCCAGAAGGATCCTTCGCTCGCCTTCAAGGCGGGCGACAAGGCTCCCGGCTTCACGCTGACCAGCCTGGCCGGCGGTGAGGTCACACTGGATTCACTCAAGGGCAAGGTCGTCCTGCTCGACTTCTGGGCAACCTGGTGCGGACCCTGCAAGGCGGTGATGCCCACCATCCAGAAGCTCAGCGTGGAGTTCAAGGACAAGGGCGTTGCGGTCTACGGCGTCAACACCTGGGAGAAAAAAGAGGGTGCCGCCAAGAAGTACATGGCCGACAAGAACTACACCTACGGCTGCCTGCTGGCGGGCGACGAGCTGGCGAAAACCTACGGACTTTCCGGCATTCCCACGCTCATTCTCATCAACAAGGATGGAACGATCGCCCTCGCCGAAGTCGGCACGGACACGGACACAGAGACGAAGCTTCGCGACGCCATCACCGCGGCGCTCGCCAAGTGA